In one window of Motacilla alba alba isolate MOTALB_02 unplaced genomic scaffold, Motacilla_alba_V1.0_pri HiC_scaffold_28, whole genome shotgun sequence DNA:
- the LOC119696276 gene encoding olfactory receptor 14A16-like has protein sequence MSNSSSISHFLLLALADTRQLQLLHFCLLLGISLAALLGNGLTISAVAWGHHLHTPMFFFLLNLALSDLGSICTTVPKAMHNSLWDTRNISYTGCAAQVFFFMFFITAGYSLLTILCYDRYVSICKPLHYGTLLGSRACAHMAAAAWASAFLNALMHTASMFSLPLCQGNALGQFFCEIPQILKLSCSQSNTLREAGLIAVSACLVFSCFVFIVFSYVQIFRAVLRIPSEQGRHKAFSTCLPHLAVVSLFVSTGIFAQLKPPSISSPTLDLSMSVLYSVVPPALNPLIYSLRNQELKAAVWRLMNGCFQKH, from the coding sequence atgtccaacagcagctccatcagccacttcctcctgctggcattggcagacacgcggcagctgcagctgctgcacttctgcctcttgctgggcatctccctggctgccctcctgggcaacggcctcacCATCAGCGCTGTAGCCTGGGGCCAccacctgcacacgcccatgttcttcttcctgctcaacctggccctcagcgacctgggctccatctgcaccactgtccccaaagccatgcacaattccctctgggacaccaggaacatctcctacacaggatgtgctgcacaggtctttttctttatgttcttTATCACAGCAGGGTATTCCCTCCTGACCATCCTGTGCTATgaccgctacgtgtccatctgcaaacccctgcactacgggaccctcctgggcagcagagcttgtgcccacatggcagcagctgcctgggccagtgccttTCTCAATGCTCTCATGCACACGGCCAGCAtgttttccctgcccctgtgccagggcaatgccctgggccagttcttctgtgaaatcccacagatcctcaagctctcctgctcacaATCCAATACCCTCAGGGAAGCTGGACTCATTGCAGTTAGTGCCTGTTTGGTATTTAgttgttttgtgtttattgttttctcctatgtgcagatcttcagggctgtgctgaggatcccctctgagcagggtcggcacaaagccttttccacctgcctgcCTCACCTGGCCGTGGTTTCCCTGTTTGTCAGCACTGGCATATTTGCTCAGTTGAAGCCcccctccatctcctctccaaCCCTGGATCTGTCAATGTCAGTTCTGTATtcggtggtgcctccagccctgaaccccctcatctacagcctgaggaaccaggagctcaaggctgcagtgtggagacTGATGAATGgatgctttcagaaacattgA